The proteins below are encoded in one region of Methanoculleus taiwanensis:
- the trpB gene encoding tryptophan synthase subunit beta: MKAGRYGVYGGQYVPETLMSALIELEETYGRVSADPEFSRQLGWYLREYAGRETPLTYCTNLSQELGCRVYLKREDLLHGGAHKLNNTLGQALMAKFMGKRRLIAETGAGQHGVATAIAGAALGLPVDVYMGEVDTRRQALNVFRMELLGARVIPVASGTRTLKDAINAAMRDWVTNLRETHYLLGSCVGPHPFPRIVRDFQSVIGEETKRQILEREGRLPDTVVACVGGGSNAIGIFYPFVNDDVGLVGVEAGGEGLETPRHGASLSAGSVGVFQGALSYLLQDDDGQALPTHSIAAGLDHPSVGPEHAMLKDAGRVRYEAVTDAEALTAFRRLSRTEGIIPALESAHAVAYALRAADGLDKDGILVVNLSGRGDKDVADVATIHGGAA; encoded by the coding sequence ATGAAAGCAGGACGATATGGAGTATATGGCGGGCAGTACGTGCCCGAAACCCTGATGAGCGCGCTGATCGAGCTTGAGGAAACCTACGGCCGGGTATCCGCCGATCCCGAGTTTTCCCGCCAGCTCGGCTGGTACCTCCGCGAGTATGCCGGCAGGGAGACGCCGCTCACCTACTGCACGAACCTCTCCCAAGAGCTCGGTTGCCGTGTTTACCTGAAACGCGAGGATCTGCTTCACGGCGGTGCACACAAGCTGAACAATACTCTCGGTCAGGCGCTGATGGCAAAGTTCATGGGCAAGCGCCGGCTGATTGCCGAGACCGGCGCCGGTCAGCACGGCGTGGCGACGGCGATCGCGGGTGCGGCCCTCGGTCTTCCCGTCGATGTCTATATGGGCGAGGTGGACACCCGGCGGCAGGCGCTGAACGTCTTCCGGATGGAGCTCCTCGGAGCACGGGTCATCCCGGTCGCCTCCGGGACACGGACGCTCAAAGACGCCATCAACGCGGCGATGCGTGACTGGGTGACAAATCTCCGGGAGACCCATTACCTGCTCGGTTCCTGCGTGGGCCCGCACCCCTTCCCCCGGATCGTCCGGGATTTCCAGTCGGTCATCGGCGAGGAGACGAAACGGCAGATACTCGAGCGTGAAGGGCGGCTCCCGGATACCGTCGTCGCCTGCGTCGGTGGCGGTTCGAACGCGATCGGTATCTTCTACCCGTTCGTGAACGACGACGTGGGGCTCGTCGGTGTCGAAGCGGGAGGCGAGGGGCTCGAGACTCCCCGTCACGGAGCGTCGCTCTCTGCCGGCTCGGTCGGGGTCTTCCAGGGGGCGCTCTCATACCTTCTCCAGGACGACGACGGCCAGGCGCTTCCGACGCACTCTATCGCCGCCGGCCTCGACCACCCTTCGGTCGGCCCCGAGCACGCGATGCTGAAAGATGCCGGACGCGTCCGCTATGAGGCGGTCACCGACGCCGAGGCGCTCACTGCCTTCCGCCGTCTCTCCCGGACAGAGGGGATCATTCCGGCGCTCGAGTCTGCCCATGCGGTCGCCTATGCACTCCGGGCAGCGGATGGCCTCGATAAAGACGGCATCCTCGTCGTCAACCTCTCGGGACGGGGCGACAAGGACGTTGCCGACGTCGCGACGATCCACGGAGGAGCGGCATGA
- the trpA gene encoding tryptophan synthase subunit alpha has product MSRISRLFTRKCPGFIGFTVAGDPDAGTALRVVRTMIDAGLDLLEIAVPYADPVADGPVIERAHTRALEAGTTPDDVFTLVRQVREYAPDLPVVLFTYYNIIHRRGPERFFVDAAAAGADGVLIVDLPIEESGEVAEVARRHGIDRIMLIAPTTSPERRRAILREASGFVYLISLEGVTGERDRLAPDIAGLVGAVREDTYLPLAVGFGISRPEHVRAVAAAGADGVIVGSALVRIVEEHLGDEAGLHEALRTVIGAMRCVLAPGREPDIPGRESVEG; this is encoded by the coding sequence ATGAGCCGGATATCCAGGCTGTTTACCCGGAAATGCCCGGGCTTCATCGGATTTACCGTCGCCGGAGACCCGGATGCCGGAACAGCGCTCCGGGTGGTGAGGACGATGATCGACGCGGGTCTCGACCTCCTCGAGATCGCCGTCCCCTACGCCGACCCGGTGGCGGACGGCCCCGTGATAGAGCGGGCGCATACCCGTGCTCTTGAGGCCGGCACCACTCCGGATGACGTCTTCACGCTCGTCCGGCAGGTTCGGGAGTACGCACCGGATCTGCCGGTCGTCCTCTTCACCTACTACAACATCATCCACCGCCGGGGGCCTGAGCGGTTCTTCGTTGACGCTGCTGCTGCCGGTGCTGACGGTGTTCTGATCGTCGATCTCCCGATCGAGGAGTCGGGCGAGGTCGCAGAGGTTGCGAGGCGGCACGGGATCGATCGGATCATGCTCATCGCCCCGACGACCTCGCCGGAACGCCGTCGGGCGATCCTCCGGGAGGCGTCCGGATTCGTCTACCTGATATCGCTTGAAGGTGTGACCGGCGAGCGCGACCGGCTCGCTCCCGATATTGCCGGCCTGGTCGGGGCGGTGCGGGAGGATACCTATCTCCCGCTCGCGGTGGGGTTCGGCATCTCGCGCCCTGAACACGTCCGGGCGGTCGCGGCCGCCGGTGCGGACGGTGTCATCGTGGGGAGTGCGCTCGTCCGGATCGTTGAAGAGCACCTCGGGGACGAGGCAGGGTTGCATGAGGCGCTCCGCACCGTGATCGGGGCGATGCGGTGTGTTCTCGCCCCCGGGCGGGAGCCTGATATACCCGGACGAGAGAGTGTAGAGGGATGA
- a CDS encoding ATP-NAD kinase family protein, whose translation MTPRIGFLVNPIAGMGGTVGLKGTDGQLAEAVRRGATPHACDRAVQTLFLLREDGIAFITCAGAMGEDILLRAGITGYTVLYRPGEPTTAADTRAAVQAFLDAGADLILFCGGDGTARDVYDAARREVPILGVPAGVKMYSAVFAVNPLAAAELARQAGRIGCRDSEVMDIDEEAYRAGRLTARLYGYARVPYIPERTQGGKQVFEQQDEERAKDEIAAFIAEIMLPETLYIIGAGSTTARIMEHMGFSPTLLGVDAVRGGKVVARDADEAALLALLDEHPRAKIVISPIGAQGFVLGRGNQQISPAVLKKAGLANLIVVATPAKLAATPLLYVDSGDAVLDRQLGDTFPVISGYRIAQRKRVVHPE comes from the coding sequence ATGACGCCGAGGATCGGATTCCTCGTAAACCCCATCGCCGGCATGGGCGGTACCGTCGGGCTGAAGGGGACGGATGGGCAGCTCGCCGAAGCGGTCAGACGGGGGGCAACCCCGCACGCCTGTGATCGTGCGGTGCAGACCCTCTTTCTTCTCCGGGAAGACGGAATCGCATTTATCACCTGTGCCGGGGCGATGGGCGAGGACATCCTTCTTCGTGCGGGGATCACCGGGTATACCGTTCTCTACCGGCCGGGAGAACCCACCACCGCCGCCGACACCCGGGCCGCGGTACAGGCGTTCCTCGATGCCGGGGCCGACCTGATCCTCTTCTGCGGGGGTGACGGGACAGCCCGTGATGTCTACGACGCCGCCCGCCGCGAGGTGCCGATTCTCGGTGTTCCTGCCGGGGTGAAGATGTACTCGGCGGTCTTTGCAGTCAATCCACTGGCGGCGGCCGAGCTTGCCAGGCAGGCAGGGCGGATCGGCTGCCGGGACTCTGAGGTCATGGATATCGACGAAGAGGCCTACCGTGCCGGTCGGCTCACCGCCCGGCTCTACGGCTACGCCCGCGTCCCCTACATTCCGGAGCGGACGCAGGGGGGAAAACAGGTCTTCGAGCAGCAGGACGAGGAACGGGCGAAAGACGAGATCGCCGCGTTTATCGCCGAGATCATGCTGCCGGAGACACTCTACATCATCGGTGCCGGGAGCACGACGGCGCGGATCATGGAACATATGGGCTTCTCCCCGACGCTGCTCGGTGTCGATGCCGTCAGGGGCGGGAAGGTCGTCGCCCGTGACGCCGACGAAGCGGCGCTGCTCGCACTCCTCGACGAACACCCGCGGGCGAAGATCGTCATAAGCCCCATCGGGGCTCAGGGTTTCGTTCTCGGCCGTGGAAACCAGCAGATAAGTCCGGCGGTGCTCAAAAAAGCCGGATTAGCGAATCTCATCGTGGTCGCCACGCCCGCCAAGCTCGCCGCCACGCCCCTCCTGTACGTCGACTCCGGGGATGCGGTGCTGGACCGGCAGCTCGGCGACACGTTCCCGGTCATCTCCGGGTACCGGATTGCACAGCGGAAACGGGTCGTCCACCCGGAGTGA
- a CDS encoding helix-turn-helix domain-containing protein, translated as MFSRKIFETGFSTALEEELRRRDMSIRELADRAEIPVATLYKLTGGKADPRLSTVKKIVSVLEPREQSFIAVIAARFLLDDLDNREVPIGGGTYRVRGYAAESIDECIIAAVRADKEGALGIICAPILAPIVEKIVDCPVAIMKPKKRTLMEAIETIAKRIE; from the coding sequence ATGTTCTCGAGAAAGATCTTCGAGACCGGATTTTCGACGGCTCTCGAAGAGGAACTCCGGCGCCGGGATATGAGCATCCGGGAGCTTGCGGACCGGGCAGAGATCCCGGTGGCGACCCTCTACAAACTGACGGGCGGCAAAGCCGACCCCCGGCTCTCCACCGTAAAGAAGATCGTAAGCGTCCTCGAACCCCGGGAGCAGAGTTTCATCGCGGTGATCGCCGCCCGGTTCCTCCTCGACGACCTCGACAACCGCGAAGTCCCGATCGGCGGCGGAACCTATCGCGTCCGCGGCTACGCAGCAGAGTCGATCGACGAGTGCATCATCGCCGCCGTCCGGGCGGACAAAGAGGGTGCGCTCGGGATCATCTGCGCTCCTATCCTCGCTCCCATCGTCGAGAAGATCGTCGACTGCCCGGTCGCGATCATGAAGCCGAAGAAGCGGACGCTGATGGAGGCTATCGAGACGATTGCGAAAAGGATAGAGTAG
- a CDS encoding ATP-binding cassette domain-containing protein yields the protein MTTGTIREITILPGRSRTGDPENFGSLVIRPGETISIVGPTGSGKSAFINDIEIFARNDTVTGRTVLVNGELPPEEFVRDPAQKPIALITQNTKCLADLSVAAFLEMHIRSRRLGDETLVQRTIDLANEFTGEEIRGEARMTSLSGGQTRSLMVADAVVISSAPILLLDEVENAGIFKDRVIEVLRQYGKAVIFVTHDPLVSLLSTRRVVMKNGAVESILEPGDLEAEALAAALRLDGILARMRERIRAGELITDPAFA from the coding sequence ATGACCACCGGAACGATCCGGGAGATCACCATCCTGCCGGGAAGGAGCCGGACCGGGGATCCCGAGAACTTCGGCTCACTCGTCATCCGGCCGGGCGAGACCATCTCCATCGTCGGCCCGACCGGCTCGGGGAAGAGCGCATTCATAAACGACATCGAGATCTTCGCGAGAAATGACACCGTCACCGGGAGGACGGTGCTGGTAAACGGCGAGCTCCCGCCGGAAGAGTTCGTTCGCGACCCGGCACAGAAGCCGATCGCTCTGATCACCCAGAATACCAAGTGCCTCGCCGATCTCTCGGTTGCCGCGTTCCTCGAGATGCATATCCGTTCACGGAGGCTTGGGGATGAGACGCTCGTGCAGAGAACGATTGATCTCGCCAACGAGTTTACGGGCGAAGAGATCCGGGGCGAAGCACGGATGACGTCGCTCTCGGGCGGGCAGACCCGGTCACTGATGGTCGCCGATGCCGTCGTCATCAGCAGCGCTCCGATCCTCCTCCTCGACGAGGTGGAGAACGCCGGGATATTCAAGGATCGGGTTATCGAGGTGCTGCGGCAGTATGGAAAGGCGGTGATCTTCGTCACCCACGACCCCCTCGTCTCGCTCCTCTCCACCCGGAGGGTTGTGATGAAGAACGGCGCGGTCGAGAGCATACTCGAACCCGGCGACCTCGAAGCGGAGGCGCTCGCGGCAGCGCTGCGGCTTGACGGGATCCTGGCACGGATGCGGGAGCGGATCCGGGCGGGCGAGCTGATCACCGATCCGGCATTCGCATGA
- a CDS encoding GTP-binding protein — MKLIIVAGPPSSGKTAVVRQIVRGLLNTHVIAYLKIDVVRAFEDEELRAEFAIPTRKVYSGDLCPDHAGVTVMRDAIVWAEDEGAGLLIVESAGLCLRCSPYTTQAFGIVVLSAVSGTNTPLKMAAMLGLADTAVVTRIDLVSQAEKEVFRERIREVNPALDIVETNAVQGTGMRYLLRAIEECPAIDDPDAIVLRGVPPLGVCTICIGKTGIGWQHHFGVVRKLEGADYLYRGE; from the coding sequence ATGAAACTGATTATCGTCGCCGGCCCGCCGTCCTCCGGGAAAACAGCGGTCGTCAGGCAGATCGTCAGGGGGCTCCTCAATACGCATGTGATCGCGTACCTCAAGATCGACGTCGTCCGGGCGTTCGAGGATGAGGAACTCCGGGCTGAATTCGCTATCCCCACCCGGAAGGTCTACTCCGGTGATCTCTGCCCCGATCACGCGGGCGTTACGGTGATGCGGGACGCGATCGTCTGGGCGGAGGACGAGGGTGCGGGTCTCCTGATCGTCGAGAGCGCCGGGCTCTGCCTCCGCTGCTCGCCCTACACCACGCAGGCGTTCGGGATCGTGGTGCTCTCCGCTGTTTCGGGGACGAACACCCCCTTAAAAATGGCGGCTATGCTGGGGCTCGCCGATACTGCAGTCGTCACCCGGATCGATCTCGTCTCCCAGGCCGAGAAAGAGGTCTTCCGCGAACGGATCCGGGAGGTGAACCCCGCGCTCGATATCGTCGAGACGAACGCCGTCCAGGGCACCGGGATGCGGTATCTCCTCCGAGCGATCGAGGAATGCCCGGCGATCGACGACCCGGATGCAATCGTCCTCCGAGGTGTTCCGCCGCTCGGCGTCTGCACCATCTGCATCGGCAAGACCGGTATCGGGTGGCAGCATCACTTCGGCGTCGTCAGGAAGCTCGAGGGCGCCGACTACCTCTACCGGGGGGAGTAG
- a CDS encoding (Fe-S)-binding protein, with translation MAWKPPGKDCGACGAPTCEAFLALARTGKRERADCIFYEEAKVLPGSAPETRHPERDILGRSYDFILEPFPGEVSARKIVLPFRPDLVEAWDIREGDIVVGRPTGAGCPVQHVLQVIHASPVSGLLTCFVVGPQASRGAEFKDLEAYHMVGFEGIARPVLREPVFGMRQRFLPGYCMMNLAHTGVVNMILGRSYGLHVRVEDVRLL, from the coding sequence ATGGCATGGAAACCCCCGGGAAAAGACTGCGGAGCCTGCGGCGCCCCGACCTGCGAGGCGTTCCTCGCTCTGGCCAGGACCGGGAAACGGGAGCGTGCCGATTGTATCTTCTACGAGGAAGCGAAGGTCTTACCCGGGTCGGCCCCGGAGACGCGGCACCCGGAGCGGGATATCCTCGGTAGGAGTTACGACTTCATCCTCGAACCGTTCCCCGGTGAGGTCTCCGCGAGGAAGATCGTCCTCCCGTTCCGCCCCGACCTCGTCGAGGCCTGGGATATCCGCGAGGGCGACATTGTCGTCGGGAGGCCGACTGGCGCGGGCTGCCCGGTTCAGCACGTCCTCCAGGTCATTCATGCAAGCCCCGTATCGGGGCTTCTCACCTGCTTTGTCGTCGGGCCGCAGGCATCCCGGGGCGCAGAGTTTAAGGATCTGGAGGCCTACCACATGGTTGGCTTTGAGGGAATCGCCCGGCCGGTTCTCCGGGAACCGGTGTTCGGGATGCGGCAGCGGTTTCTGCCCGGGTACTGCATGATGAATCTGGCGCACACGGGGGTCGTCAACATGATCCTTGGCAGATCGTACGGGCTCCACGTGCGGGTGGAGGATGTCAGGTTGCTATGA